One region of Bacterioplanoides sp. SCSIO 12839 genomic DNA includes:
- a CDS encoding acetolactate synthase 3 large subunit — protein MELLSGGDMLVRALHESGVEYIYGYPGGSLLHVYDAVYKQSAVKHVLVRHEQAAAHMADGYARATGKPGVVMVTSGPGATNTITGIATAFTDSIPMVIISGQVMSHLVGDDAFQETDMLGISRPVVKHSFAVRRPEDIPEIVAKAFHIASTGRPGPVLIDIPKDMTMPNERYEYSYPKKIKLRSYTPPQRGHAGQIKKAVELLVKAKRPVIYAGGGVIIDGSSDKLRTLVDRLNFPCTNTLMGLGAYPGTGERFLGMLGMHGTYEANMAMHHADVILAVGARFDDRVTNATNKFCPEATIVHIDIDPSSISKTINAHVPIVGPVGSVLDEMLALLDESEETPDEAALESWWTQVNEWRQRHGMRYEKNDNGLMKPQEVIEAMWEATKGDAYVTSDVGQHQMFAAQYYKFDKPNRWINSGGLGTMGFGFPAAMGVKLNFQDEMVVCVTGEGSIQMNIQELSTCLQYGIPVKILCLNNGSLGMVRQWQDMNYEGRHSHSYMESLPDFVKLAESYGHVGIQVKTRDELPQALEDTFGKYKNRLVFLDVAVDETEHVYPMQVPTGSMRDMWLTKTERT, from the coding sequence GTGGAATTACTTTCCGGCGGAGATATGTTAGTTCGCGCGCTGCATGAGTCAGGCGTTGAATACATTTATGGTTACCCGGGTGGCTCTCTGCTACACGTGTACGATGCAGTCTACAAACAAAGCGCCGTTAAACACGTACTGGTCCGACACGAGCAAGCCGCTGCTCATATGGCTGATGGTTATGCCCGTGCGACCGGCAAACCAGGTGTTGTAATGGTGACTTCGGGTCCTGGCGCAACCAACACCATTACCGGTATTGCAACTGCTTTTACCGATTCGATTCCAATGGTCATCATTTCTGGTCAGGTGATGAGCCATCTGGTGGGCGACGACGCCTTCCAGGAAACTGACATGCTGGGTATTTCCCGCCCGGTGGTTAAACACAGCTTTGCGGTACGTCGTCCGGAAGATATTCCAGAGATTGTTGCCAAAGCGTTCCATATTGCCAGCACTGGTCGCCCTGGCCCGGTTCTGATCGATATTCCGAAAGACATGACCATGCCGAACGAACGGTATGAGTATTCCTATCCGAAGAAGATCAAGCTGCGCTCTTACACGCCGCCACAACGTGGCCATGCGGGTCAGATCAAAAAAGCCGTTGAGTTGCTGGTCAAAGCCAAGCGTCCGGTTATTTACGCTGGTGGTGGTGTGATCATCGATGGCAGCTCCGATAAATTGCGTACTCTGGTTGATCGCCTGAACTTCCCGTGCACCAATACTCTGATGGGCCTGGGTGCTTATCCGGGTACCGGTGAGCGTTTCCTGGGTATGTTGGGTATGCACGGCACGTACGAAGCCAATATGGCGATGCACCATGCGGATGTGATCCTCGCGGTTGGCGCGCGTTTTGACGACCGTGTAACCAATGCAACCAACAAGTTCTGCCCGGAAGCGACCATTGTTCATATCGACATTGATCCGTCTTCCATCTCTAAAACCATCAACGCGCACGTGCCGATTGTTGGTCCGGTTGGCAGTGTACTGGATGAGATGCTGGCGCTGCTGGATGAAAGTGAAGAAACGCCGGACGAGGCGGCACTGGAATCCTGGTGGACACAAGTGAACGAATGGCGTCAGCGTCATGGCATGCGTTATGAGAAAAATGATAACGGCCTGATGAAGCCTCAGGAAGTGATCGAAGCCATGTGGGAAGCTACCAAAGGTGATGCCTATGTGACTTCCGATGTGGGTCAGCACCAGATGTTTGCCGCTCAGTATTACAAGTTTGATAAGCCAAATCGCTGGATTAACTCCGGTGGTCTGGGAACCATGGGTTTTGGTTTCCCGGCGGCAATGGGTGTCAAACTGAACTTCCAGGACGAAATGGTTGTTTGTGTGACGGGCGAAGGCTCCATTCAGATGAACATTCAGGAATTGTCGACCTGTTTACAGTACGGCATTCCGGTGAAAATTCTGTGTCTGAACAACGGCTCTCTGGGCATGGTACGTCAGTGGCAGGATATGAACTACGAAGGTCGTCACTCCCATTCTTACATGGAGTCACTGCCTGACTTTGTGAAGCTGGCTGAGTCTTATGGCCATGTGGGTATTCAGGTGAAAACCCGTGATGAACTGCCACAGGCGCTGGAAGATACATTTGGTAAATACAAAAACCGTCTTGTGTTCCTTGACGTTGCTGTTGATGAAACGGAACACGTTTACCCAATGCAGGTACCAACTGGTTCCATGCGTGATATGTGGCTGACCAAGACGGAGCGTACCTGA
- the pgeF gene encoding peptidoglycan editing factor PgeF, whose translation MPDSEVVSGFTPDWPLPSGVSAWITTRSGGCSEIPYSSNNLALHVGDNQASVEQNRQQLLQQLPGAQTIQWLSQTHSNRVIKADDGGQQTPQQAPDADACFTHESGLVCSVMTADCLPVLIAAKDGSQVAAVHAGWRGLAAGIVQNTLAQFSSDVTVYLGPAIGPQQFEVGPDVRQAFDWASDDCFQPGRSDRLMANIYQLARETLMAAGVNEMHGGEHCTVTDGERFYSYRREGQTGRMASLIWINR comes from the coding sequence ATGCCGGATTCTGAGGTTGTGTCAGGCTTTACACCGGACTGGCCCCTTCCTTCTGGAGTTTCTGCGTGGATTACCACACGCAGTGGCGGTTGCTCTGAAATACCTTATTCCAGTAATAATCTGGCGCTTCATGTCGGAGATAATCAGGCCTCTGTTGAACAAAACCGCCAGCAGTTATTGCAGCAACTGCCAGGGGCACAGACGATTCAGTGGCTGAGTCAGACTCACAGTAACCGGGTGATCAAAGCAGATGACGGTGGACAACAAACACCACAACAAGCACCGGATGCTGATGCCTGCTTTACCCATGAGTCCGGTCTTGTTTGTAGTGTAATGACGGCGGATTGTTTACCCGTGTTGATTGCCGCTAAAGACGGTTCTCAGGTGGCCGCGGTACATGCTGGCTGGAGAGGGTTGGCGGCGGGTATTGTTCAGAATACATTAGCGCAGTTCTCATCCGATGTGACGGTATACCTGGGCCCGGCGATTGGCCCGCAGCAATTTGAAGTTGGGCCTGATGTGCGGCAAGCGTTTGATTGGGCCTCGGATGATTGTTTTCAGCCGGGTCGTAGCGATCGGCTGATGGCGAATATTTATCAGCTGGCGCGTGAAACTCTGATGGCAGCTGGTGTGAATGAAATGCACGGTGGTGAGCATTGCACCGTTACCGACGGCGAGCGCTTTTATTCCTATCGGCGTGAGGGTCAGACCGGCCGAATGGCCAGCCTGATCTGGATTAATCGTTAA
- a CDS encoding GspH/FimT family pseudopilin: MKSSVKALTLVETLIVLALIAIITQVGLPSLAKFSSKIESRQHIVQLKQAISYTRIRAITHESRTSFCPLGDNASCGKDWNEELSIFTDLNNNRRLDINEEILRTIPAVSTEDIQRSFNNRVISFNSRGFAGFSSGSLSYCRTDIDSEVLIISRIGRVRRGTDKNGDGIPETAGGKTIPCPSN; this comes from the coding sequence ATGAAAAGCTCTGTTAAAGCATTAACACTGGTTGAAACACTGATTGTGTTAGCACTGATCGCAATTATTACTCAAGTTGGACTCCCTTCACTCGCCAAGTTTTCCAGCAAAATTGAATCGCGACAACATATTGTGCAATTAAAGCAAGCTATCAGTTACACACGCATAAGAGCTATTACGCATGAATCCCGAACCAGTTTTTGTCCCCTAGGAGATAATGCTTCCTGCGGAAAAGATTGGAATGAAGAACTCAGCATATTTACCGATCTGAATAACAACCGCAGACTTGATATCAATGAAGAAATATTGCGCACTATACCAGCTGTTTCAACAGAAGATATTCAACGCTCTTTTAACAATCGAGTGATAAGCTTCAATAGCCGTGGATTTGCAGGCTTCAGTAGCGGATCACTTAGCTACTGCCGCACCGATATAGACAGCGAGGTGCTCATTATTTCGCGTATTGGGCGGGTCAGACGAGGCACAGATAAGAATGGGGATGGCATTCCGGAAACGGCTGGAGGCAAGACCATTCCCTGCCCTTCCAATTGA
- a CDS encoding NAD+ synthase, whose protein sequence is MTEPVTQTPMRITLSQLNYKVGDISGNAEQMIAAATEAAQQGSDLIVFSELSLTGYPPEDLLLRPSLQLRVEEALGKIADASNQIAIALGFPLQEQTQLFNCAAIYYAGQCLGRYAKQCLPNYQVFDEKRYFSAGDQPCVIELKGHKLGLTVCEDVWHPGPAEQSVEAGAELILNLNASPFHVDKQQQRIELIRQHVQQLNVPLLYVNQVGGQDELVFDGRSFAMSSAGELVTQLTAYEASANYVLWDGQQLSALAPSASDDSGLASLYQALVLGVRDYVNKNGFKGIVLGLSGGIDSALTLAIAADAIGKDRVKAIMMPFAYTSGMSKEDAAEQAERMGVAYESVSIEPMYNAFMEALAPQFEGLARDTTEENLQARCRGVLLMAVSNKTGYMVLTTGNKSEMAVGYATLYGDMVGGYSALKDVYKTTVFKLAEYRNTLGYVIPQRVIDRPPSAELAPDQKDEDSLPPYEVLDAILERYIEQDMSADAIIADGFAREDVLRVLRLVDVNEYKRRQAPIGVRITQRGFGRDRRYPVTNGWKAGV, encoded by the coding sequence ATGACCGAACCTGTCACCCAAACGCCAATGCGTATTACCCTGAGTCAACTGAATTACAAGGTTGGCGATATTTCAGGTAATGCTGAGCAAATGATCGCCGCTGCAACAGAAGCGGCGCAGCAAGGCAGTGACCTGATTGTTTTCAGTGAGCTTTCGTTAACCGGATACCCGCCTGAAGATTTATTACTGCGCCCGAGCCTGCAGTTGCGGGTTGAAGAGGCACTGGGAAAAATTGCCGATGCTTCAAATCAGATTGCTATTGCACTGGGGTTCCCGTTGCAAGAACAAACACAATTGTTCAATTGCGCCGCCATTTATTATGCCGGCCAATGCCTCGGTCGTTACGCTAAGCAGTGCTTGCCGAATTATCAGGTATTCGATGAGAAGCGTTATTTTTCCGCTGGTGATCAGCCTTGTGTGATCGAACTCAAGGGCCACAAACTCGGACTGACCGTGTGTGAAGATGTATGGCATCCAGGCCCGGCTGAACAAAGTGTTGAGGCTGGTGCCGAACTGATTCTGAACCTGAATGCATCACCGTTCCATGTGGATAAACAACAGCAGCGTATTGAACTGATTCGCCAGCATGTGCAGCAACTGAATGTGCCACTACTTTATGTGAATCAGGTAGGCGGCCAGGATGAGCTGGTCTTTGATGGTCGTTCTTTTGCGATGTCCTCTGCTGGTGAACTTGTCACCCAGTTAACGGCTTATGAAGCCTCGGCTAATTATGTGCTCTGGGATGGTCAGCAACTGTCCGCACTAGCGCCATCTGCAAGCGATGATTCCGGATTAGCCTCTTTGTATCAGGCATTGGTACTGGGCGTACGTGATTACGTGAATAAGAACGGCTTTAAAGGCATTGTGCTGGGATTATCTGGCGGTATCGACTCGGCATTAACGCTGGCGATTGCCGCCGATGCCATCGGCAAAGACCGCGTTAAAGCGATCATGATGCCGTTTGCTTACACCTCGGGTATGAGTAAAGAAGATGCAGCGGAGCAGGCCGAACGCATGGGGGTTGCATACGAGTCCGTTTCGATTGAGCCAATGTATAACGCCTTTATGGAGGCGCTGGCTCCTCAATTTGAAGGGCTGGCCAGAGATACTACCGAAGAGAACCTGCAGGCTCGTTGCCGTGGTGTGCTGCTGATGGCAGTGTCGAATAAAACCGGCTACATGGTGTTGACCACTGGCAACAAAAGTGAAATGGCAGTGGGTTATGCCACGTTGTACGGTGATATGGTCGGCGGCTACAGCGCATTAAAAGATGTGTATAAAACTACTGTGTTTAAGCTGGCGGAATACCGCAATACGTTGGGGTATGTGATTCCGCAGCGAGTGATCGATCGTCCACCATCGGCCGAGCTTGCTCCTGATCAGAAAGATGAAGACAGCCTACCACCGTATGAGGTGCTGGATGCCATTCTTGAGCGTTATATCGAGCAAGACATGAGTGCCGACGCCATTATCGCTGATGGCTTTGCCCGTGAAGATGTTCTGCGTGTATTGCGGCTGGTGGATGTGAACGAATATAAACGTCGTCAGGCGCCGATTGGTGTTCGTATTACCCAGCGTGGTTTTGGCCGTGATCGTCGTTATCCAGTGACCAATGGCTGGAAGGCGGGGGTTTAA
- a CDS encoding outer membrane protein assembly factor BamD has product MKLPTISPFGLLSGQWNATRGCVKSVIFLGALSLLAACSSQPDKTSEQTEREYYQQASEALENNNYLVAVERLRELESRYPFGQYAEQAQLELIYAQYQTGDMDGVLASTERFIRLHPLHSQVDYAYYMRGLATYDLGFAFVERYLSDGQSRRDQQPLQDAFNYFSELLTRFPDSPYNADARARMVYLNDRMASYELGVAQYYMKRHAYVAAANRAQKIVMNFQRTSSVADALALQVEAYQLLELPLESNKALALLELNFPEHPQLKDGEFVSSGLTEVDRRSLLNVVSFGLLD; this is encoded by the coding sequence ATGAAGTTGCCAACCATTTCGCCGTTTGGTTTGTTGTCCGGCCAATGGAACGCCACACGTGGTTGTGTGAAGAGCGTTATTTTTCTGGGTGCCCTGTCGCTGTTAGCTGCATGCTCCAGCCAGCCCGATAAAACCAGTGAGCAAACAGAACGTGAGTATTATCAACAGGCGTCTGAAGCACTGGAAAATAACAACTATCTGGTGGCAGTTGAGCGCTTGCGTGAGTTGGAATCCCGTTATCCATTTGGTCAATACGCAGAACAGGCCCAACTGGAGCTGATTTATGCTCAGTATCAAACCGGTGATATGGACGGCGTACTGGCTTCAACGGAACGTTTTATTCGCCTGCACCCATTACATTCTCAGGTCGATTATGCTTATTACATGCGTGGCTTAGCCACCTACGATCTTGGATTTGCCTTTGTAGAGCGTTATTTGTCAGACGGGCAATCCCGCCGCGATCAACAGCCTCTGCAGGATGCTTTTAATTATTTCTCTGAACTATTAACCCGCTTCCCAGACAGCCCTTACAACGCCGATGCACGCGCTCGCATGGTTTATCTGAATGATCGTATGGCCTCCTATGAACTGGGTGTTGCTCAATATTATATGAAGCGTCATGCCTACGTTGCCGCCGCGAATCGTGCGCAGAAAATTGTGATGAACTTCCAGAGAACCTCTTCTGTCGCCGATGCACTGGCACTGCAGGTCGAGGCATATCAGCTGCTTGAGCTGCCGCTGGAGTCCAATAAAGCCCTAGCCTTGCTGGAATTGAATTTCCCGGAGCATCCACAACTCAAGGATGGCGAATTTGTCAGCAGTGGCCTGACGGAAGTGGATCGTCGTTCGTTATTAAATGTGGTGAGCTTCGGTTTGCTTGACTAA
- a CDS encoding sigma-54 dependent transcriptional regulator: MSQYTALIIDDEPDIRDLIALTLQRMDMNCYQAGSVSEALALLQQRPYHFCITDMKLPDGNGLEIIELCHAKYTDMPIAMITAFGSMDLAVNALKAGAFDLVAKPIDIVRLRELVQAALRLTKVPANIDAVPSAQGLLGSSAVMEQLKENIRKVARTQAPVFIHGQSGTGKELVAKLIHHQSVRASQPFIAVNCGAIPKDLMESEFFGHVKGSFTGASSDKAGFFKAAQGGTLFLDEVAELPLDMQAKLLRVIQEKAVRAVGSEHEDPVDVRIVSASHKDLQALVDKEAFRQDLYFRLNVIQVCVPRLAERPEDIPLLTRHFIRKYAQEWGMPEVDLSPRAADALQRYSFPGNVRELENILQRAFTMAEGELISIDDLSLSDETQAMTQSHSDDGEMTIETNNLEAYLENIERLAITQALEATRWNKTAAAEKLGISFRALRYRCKKLAID; this comes from the coding sequence ATGAGCCAATACACCGCCCTTATTATCGACGATGAACCCGATATCCGCGATTTAATTGCGCTGACTCTGCAACGTATGGACATGAATTGCTACCAGGCTGGCAGTGTCAGCGAAGCCTTAGCTCTGTTGCAACAACGGCCATACCATTTCTGCATTACCGACATGAAACTCCCCGATGGCAATGGGCTCGAAATCATTGAGCTGTGTCACGCAAAATACACGGATATGCCCATCGCCATGATTACCGCTTTTGGCAGTATGGATTTGGCAGTGAATGCCTTAAAAGCCGGGGCCTTCGACCTGGTTGCCAAGCCGATTGATATCGTCCGTTTAAGAGAACTGGTTCAGGCCGCGCTACGCTTGACAAAAGTGCCGGCGAACATTGATGCCGTTCCTTCTGCACAAGGCCTGCTTGGCAGCTCAGCGGTGATGGAACAACTCAAAGAAAACATCCGTAAAGTGGCCCGCACCCAGGCTCCGGTTTTTATCCACGGCCAATCCGGTACAGGGAAAGAACTGGTCGCCAAGTTGATTCATCATCAGAGTGTGCGTGCCAGCCAACCGTTTATTGCAGTTAACTGCGGCGCCATTCCCAAAGACCTGATGGAAAGTGAATTCTTTGGCCATGTGAAAGGCTCATTCACCGGAGCCAGCAGTGATAAAGCCGGCTTCTTTAAAGCCGCTCAGGGAGGCACTTTGTTTCTCGATGAAGTAGCCGAACTGCCACTGGATATGCAAGCCAAACTACTGCGCGTGATTCAGGAAAAAGCCGTGCGCGCGGTGGGCAGCGAGCACGAAGACCCAGTGGATGTGCGCATTGTCTCTGCCAGCCACAAAGACCTTCAGGCTCTTGTCGATAAAGAAGCGTTCCGGCAAGATCTGTACTTCCGCTTAAACGTGATTCAGGTATGTGTACCCCGCCTGGCCGAACGGCCTGAAGATATCCCGCTGTTAACTCGTCATTTCATACGCAAATACGCTCAGGAATGGGGCATGCCCGAAGTCGATTTATCCCCGCGCGCGGCGGATGCTTTGCAGCGATACAGCTTCCCGGGCAATGTCCGTGAGTTAGAAAATATCCTGCAACGCGCCTTCACCATGGCAGAGGGCGAACTGATCAGCATTGACGACTTAAGCCTGTCTGACGAAACTCAGGCAATGACTCAATCGCACTCTGACGATGGTGAAATGACCATCGAAACTAACAACCTAGAAGCCTACCTGGAAAACATCGAGCGCCTGGCGATTACTCAGGCGCTGGAAGCCACGCGCTGGAATAAAACCGCAGCCGCCGAAAAACTCGGGATTAGCTTCCGTGCATTGCGTTATCGCTGTAAGAAGCTTGCCATTGACTGA
- a CDS encoding DUF2798 domain-containing protein gives MLKPKHTPVVFALLMSGTMAGIVSAVVVIINTGLDAGTPQRWLSSYVIAWPVAFVSLYSLKDKVTKVAEKLTNPPS, from the coding sequence ATGCTCAAACCCAAACATACGCCAGTTGTTTTTGCTTTATTGATGTCGGGCACCATGGCGGGGATTGTATCTGCGGTGGTGGTAATCATTAATACCGGCCTGGATGCTGGAACGCCGCAGCGCTGGCTATCGAGTTATGTGATCGCCTGGCCCGTGGCCTTTGTATCTTTGTATTCACTTAAGGATAAGGTTACTAAAGTCGCTGAGAAGCTGACAAACCCTCCCTCCTGA
- a CDS encoding PAS domain-containing sensor histidine kinase, with translation MRLIPSEFLVKGQRLLRLYSHYSLFLALFLTIVDGLDHSDAIIGGHAPHTLLITVSLYVIVAAVFVGFANRNPNPQIAIGYIFLEIVLLSAMMFSSGGIDSGFPSLILIPVVIANLLAPGVLGFGVAAWSSLALFYTQQFLLQDLATQSIVNTGLQGILFFTLAALTQALSQRLQSTLTLADEQATRIRRLQNFSKKALLGLPNGIIACDKNHQVLLFNQQAARWFKLQEDRALPDAIQQASSGSVIQHQQVGLMLSRVEIEGAEPGDYLIYLEDSSRIAAEAQQIKLASLGRLTASIAHEIRNPLSALRQAAQLLGETDYLQAPEQKLTHIVEQHCMRINRTIEDILQLSRRTQACREDLPLRPWLQHFIEHFNGLHQDKHFSIKLACDDDWLITFDPDHLQQILHNLCANGLRHALKHNPDHARLMLIADKTPEGMRLAVVDNGPGVAPEQQVHLFEPFHTTEHDGTGLGLYLCRELCEANQATIQYIRKQKHTCFQIQAQSPTLRKTD, from the coding sequence ATGCGACTTATTCCCAGTGAATTTCTGGTTAAAGGGCAACGACTGCTGCGGCTTTACAGCCATTATTCGTTATTTCTGGCCTTATTTCTGACCATCGTCGACGGCCTTGATCATAGTGATGCCATTATTGGTGGCCATGCTCCACATACATTACTGATTACCGTTTCACTGTACGTCATTGTCGCCGCGGTGTTTGTTGGCTTCGCCAATCGCAATCCCAATCCACAAATTGCCATTGGTTATATCTTTCTCGAAATTGTACTGCTGTCAGCCATGATGTTTTCCAGCGGCGGCATCGACTCGGGCTTCCCGAGCCTGATTTTAATTCCCGTGGTGATCGCAAACTTGCTGGCCCCCGGGGTGCTCGGCTTTGGTGTCGCCGCCTGGAGCAGCCTGGCGTTATTCTATACTCAGCAATTTCTACTGCAGGATCTGGCAACCCAAAGCATTGTGAACACAGGCCTTCAAGGAATCCTGTTTTTTACCCTGGCGGCGCTGACACAAGCCCTGTCACAACGACTGCAAAGCACCCTCACACTGGCGGATGAACAAGCCACCCGTATCCGGCGCCTGCAAAATTTCAGTAAAAAAGCGTTATTAGGTTTGCCGAATGGCATTATCGCCTGTGATAAAAATCATCAGGTATTGCTGTTTAATCAGCAGGCTGCGCGTTGGTTTAAATTACAAGAAGACAGAGCCTTACCGGATGCAATACAACAAGCGTCATCGGGTTCAGTCATCCAGCATCAACAAGTCGGCCTGATGCTCAGCCGTGTAGAGATCGAAGGCGCGGAACCCGGTGATTATTTAATCTACCTGGAAGACAGCAGCCGCATTGCGGCGGAAGCGCAACAAATCAAGCTCGCCTCATTAGGACGACTCACGGCCAGCATCGCCCATGAAATCCGCAACCCGCTCAGCGCTTTGCGCCAGGCTGCTCAATTACTCGGCGAAACCGATTACCTGCAAGCGCCTGAGCAGAAGCTGACACACATTGTTGAGCAACACTGCATGCGTATTAACCGCACTATTGAGGATATTTTACAATTATCCCGCCGAACTCAGGCATGCCGCGAAGATCTACCGCTCCGCCCCTGGTTGCAGCACTTTATTGAGCACTTCAATGGTTTACATCAGGACAAACATTTCAGCATCAAGCTGGCCTGCGATGATGACTGGCTGATCACATTTGATCCGGATCACCTGCAACAGATCCTGCATAACCTCTGCGCAAATGGCTTACGACATGCGCTTAAACACAACCCAGATCATGCACGCCTGATGTTAATTGCCGACAAGACACCCGAGGGAATGCGACTGGCGGTAGTCGATAATGGCCCAGGTGTTGCTCCCGAACAACAAGTACACCTGTTTGAGCCATTTCACACCACCGAACACGATGGCACAGGACTGGGTTTGTATCTTTGTCGCGAGTTGTGTGAAGCCAATCAGGCTACAATCCAGTATATTCGCAAACAAAAACACACTTGTTTTCAGATTCAGGCACAAAGCCCGACTCTCCGAAAAACTGATTGA
- the rluD gene encoding 23S rRNA pseudouridine(1911/1915/1917) synthase RluD: protein MSNQIHQTAEVPHELGNKRLDQVAAQLFPDFSRSRLQQWIKEGQLTVDGDVWRGRDKLVGGETLTLETELEAEGDWQPEDIPLDIIYEDDHILVINKPAGLVVHPAAGNQTGTLLNALLHHDPELANIPRAGIVHRLDKDTTGLMVVAKTLKAQGHLVAQLQDRSMGREYEAVVQGVMTGGGTVDQPIGRHGTQRTKMAVNPLGKDAITHYRVLHKFPTHTYIRCKLETGRTHQIRVHMAHIAHPLVGDAAYAGRTRLTKGITPELRNTLQQFRRQALHARQLGLIHPASEEYCEWEVELPEDFEQLLDVLAFDEEEHHAGF, encoded by the coding sequence ATGTCTAATCAGATACACCAAACTGCCGAAGTCCCACACGAATTGGGTAATAAACGCCTGGATCAGGTTGCTGCCCAACTGTTTCCGGATTTTTCACGTTCGCGCTTGCAACAATGGATTAAAGAGGGACAACTTACCGTTGATGGTGATGTTTGGCGTGGCCGGGATAAGTTGGTGGGTGGTGAAACCCTGACTCTGGAGACCGAGCTGGAAGCTGAAGGTGACTGGCAGCCGGAAGATATTCCGCTGGATATTATCTATGAAGATGACCATATTCTGGTGATCAATAAACCTGCGGGGTTAGTCGTTCACCCGGCTGCAGGCAATCAAACCGGCACTTTATTAAATGCGCTGCTGCATCATGATCCGGAGCTGGCCAATATTCCACGGGCTGGGATTGTGCACCGTCTCGATAAAGACACCACTGGCCTGATGGTGGTGGCAAAAACCCTGAAAGCACAGGGACATTTGGTTGCTCAGTTACAAGACCGCAGCATGGGGCGTGAATATGAAGCGGTGGTACAAGGGGTGATGACCGGTGGTGGCACGGTTGATCAACCGATTGGTCGTCATGGCACACAACGCACCAAGATGGCGGTCAACCCTTTGGGTAAAGATGCCATCACCCACTACCGGGTGCTGCATAAATTCCCTACGCATACCTACATTCGTTGCAAACTGGAAACTGGCCGTACTCACCAGATCCGGGTGCATATGGCACACATTGCACACCCGCTGGTGGGAGACGCGGCCTACGCCGGGCGTACCCGCTTAACCAAAGGCATCACACCTGAGCTGCGTAATACCTTGCAACAGTTCAGGCGTCAGGCCCTGCATGCCCGCCAATTGGGGTTAATCCACCCGGCCAGCGAAGAATATTGTGAATGGGAAGTGGAGTTGCCAGAAGACTTTGAACAGCTACTGGACGTACTGGCCTTTGATGAAGAAGAGCACCATGCCGGATTCTGA
- a CDS encoding DUF4124 domain-containing protein: MRTLSVILLLAGTLMSPWSQAGKVYKWTDENGQVHFSSQPPRGLNQDQYNLRVDKVTPPVKTQPAISADVKSDEQQTLQAETEEQQQEPVKNKVSKEKAAEYCANARDAKTKLSANFSRRFKQKDGSYRPLTDEERANWNKRADDSIAEYCK, encoded by the coding sequence ATGCGAACACTATCTGTCATTTTGCTACTGGCCGGGACATTGATGTCTCCCTGGAGCCAGGCTGGAAAGGTCTATAAATGGACCGACGAAAATGGCCAGGTACATTTCAGTTCTCAACCGCCACGTGGTTTGAATCAGGATCAGTACAATCTTCGTGTGGATAAAGTCACGCCGCCCGTCAAAACTCAGCCAGCCATTTCAGCGGATGTTAAAAGCGATGAACAGCAAACACTCCAGGCTGAAACAGAAGAACAGCAACAGGAGCCGGTTAAGAATAAAGTCAGTAAAGAAAAAGCGGCTGAATATTGTGCCAATGCCCGCGACGCCAAAACCAAATTATCCGCTAACTTCAGCCGCCGCTTTAAGCAAAAAGATGGTTCTTACCGACCACTCACAGACGAAGAACGTGCTAACTGGAACAAGAGGGCCGATGACTCCATAGCAGAATACTGCAAATAG